In a genomic window of Alcanivorax sp.:
- a CDS encoding FAD-dependent oxidoreductase, with product MSNSPLKPDILIFGGGIAGLWLINRLNAAGYQCLLLETATLGGDQTLASQGIIHGGLKYALGGNLSSESESIAAMPDRWRAAMAGDDPVDLRHLQVLSDTQHMWSSGSVASRMTNFFASKMLRGRIEKLKRDHFPSALADKAFKGNVYKLDDLVINTESLIDTLAAPVRERLLAFDMERDTLEWGEQGLNAVTVNGQRIEPALTILSAGNGNPALLDGAHQASLLADEHSQLRPLKMLLVKHDLGHRLYAHCVGTSNKPVLTVTTHDCPDGKVVWYLGGDLAERGVERSDEEQLAAGRDELKQLFPWLDFSQAQFAVLNVTRAEPKQQALVKPDNASHAVSRSKPDRRLAHQTHPGSGIWATG from the coding sequence ATGAGCAACTCCCCTCTGAAACCCGACATCCTGATCTTCGGCGGCGGCATTGCCGGCCTGTGGTTGATCAACCGGCTCAACGCGGCCGGTTACCAGTGCCTGCTGCTGGAAACCGCCACCCTGGGCGGCGACCAGACCCTGGCCAGCCAGGGCATCATTCATGGTGGCCTGAAGTATGCCCTGGGCGGCAACCTGTCCAGTGAATCGGAATCCATCGCCGCCATGCCGGACCGCTGGCGCGCCGCCATGGCCGGCGACGACCCGGTGGACCTGCGCCACCTGCAAGTACTCAGTGACACCCAGCACATGTGGTCCAGCGGTTCGGTCGCCTCGCGCATGACCAACTTTTTCGCCAGCAAGATGCTGCGCGGGCGCATCGAAAAACTGAAGCGGGACCACTTCCCTTCCGCCCTGGCCGACAAGGCTTTCAAGGGCAATGTCTACAAACTGGACGATCTGGTGATCAACACCGAGTCACTGATCGACACCCTGGCCGCGCCGGTTCGCGAACGGCTGCTGGCTTTCGACATGGAGCGCGACACTCTGGAGTGGGGCGAGCAGGGCCTGAATGCGGTGACCGTCAATGGCCAGCGTATCGAGCCGGCCCTGACCATTCTTTCCGCCGGCAATGGCAACCCCGCGCTGCTGGACGGCGCCCATCAAGCCAGCCTGCTGGCCGACGAGCACAGCCAGTTACGCCCGCTGAAAATGCTGCTGGTCAAACACGATCTGGGCCACCGCCTTTACGCCCACTGCGTGGGCACCAGCAACAAGCCGGTACTCACCGTCACCACCCACGACTGCCCGGACGGCAAGGTGGTCTGGTATCTGGGCGGCGACCTGGCGGAACGGGGCGTGGAGCGCAGCGATGAAGAACAACTGGCTGCTGGCCGCGACGAACTGAAACAGCTGTTTCCCTGGCTCGATTTCAGCCAGGCCCAATTCGCCGTACTCAACGTAACCCGCGCCGAGCCGAAACAGCAGGCGCTGGTAAAACCGGACAACGCCTCGCATGCGGTATCGCGATCAAAACCTGATCGTCGCCTGGCCCACCAAACTCACCCTGGCTCCGGGATCTGGGCGACAGGGTGA
- the waaA gene encoding lipid IV(A) 3-deoxy-D-manno-octulosonic acid transferase, producing the protein MRTFYSALWYLLLPFLFLRLWLRGRQAPAYRQRWKERMAWGYRPGTLKNSLWVHAVSVGETLAAVPMIERLLADYPDTPLLVTTTTPTGSERVKALFGDRVTHVYCPWELPTALNRFLRAFDPKTVVVLETELWPNLCAAVKRHGAKLMLMNGRLSEKSYRGYSKFPRLVRPMMARFDALAVQTPVERERYVALGAWPERVHAIGSVKFDMSLDDTVRQAAGDLRAAIGERPVWIAASTHPGEDEPVLAAHKALLGAAPQTLLVLVPRHPERFDSVAQLVRQQGLDLARRSKQDTIAAATQVYLADTMGELLMLFGVADVAFVGGSLVPVGGHNLLEPAGWGKPVLTGPHLHNFTAISNLLDDAGALTLVDNADALAIALQGLFRHPERRQSQGQAAAAVVDANRGALEKGLELISEQLTVNS; encoded by the coding sequence ATGCGCACTTTTTATTCCGCTCTCTGGTATCTGCTGCTTCCCTTTCTGTTCCTGCGGCTGTGGCTGCGCGGGCGTCAGGCGCCGGCCTATCGTCAGCGCTGGAAGGAACGGATGGCCTGGGGCTACCGGCCCGGTACCCTGAAAAACAGTCTCTGGGTTCATGCGGTGTCGGTGGGGGAAACCCTGGCAGCGGTGCCGATGATAGAGCGGTTGCTGGCGGATTATCCGGATACGCCGCTGCTGGTCACGACCACCACGCCCACCGGTTCGGAGCGGGTGAAGGCCCTGTTCGGTGACCGGGTTACCCATGTCTATTGTCCCTGGGAGTTGCCCACGGCATTGAACCGTTTTCTTCGTGCCTTTGATCCGAAAACGGTGGTCGTGCTGGAGACCGAGCTGTGGCCCAACCTGTGTGCGGCGGTGAAGCGTCACGGTGCCAAATTGATGCTGATGAATGGGCGGCTGTCGGAGAAAAGCTACCGGGGCTACAGCAAATTTCCCCGTCTGGTGCGGCCCATGATGGCGCGCTTCGATGCCCTGGCGGTGCAGACCCCGGTGGAACGGGAGCGCTATGTGGCCCTGGGGGCCTGGCCAGAACGGGTCCATGCCATCGGCAGCGTGAAATTCGATATGAGCCTGGACGACACCGTGCGCCAGGCGGCAGGCGATTTACGTGCTGCTATCGGCGAGCGCCCGGTGTGGATCGCCGCCAGTACCCATCCGGGTGAAGATGAACCGGTGCTGGCGGCGCACAAGGCGCTGCTGGGAGCGGCGCCGCAGACGCTACTGGTGCTGGTGCCCCGGCACCCGGAGCGGTTCGATAGCGTGGCTCAGCTGGTCCGCCAGCAGGGGCTTGACCTGGCCCGGCGCAGCAAGCAGGACACCATCGCCGCCGCCACCCAGGTTTATCTGGCCGATACCATGGGCGAGTTGTTGATGTTGTTCGGGGTGGCGGACGTGGCCTTTGTGGGCGGCTCCCTGGTGCCGGTGGGTGGGCACAATCTGCTGGAACCGGCCGGCTGGGGAAAGCCGGTGCTCACCGGCCCTCACCTGCACAACTTTACTGCCATCTCCAATCTGCTGGATGACGCCGGTGCCCTGACCCTGGTGGACAATGCGGATGCCCTGGCCATTGCCCTGCAGGGCCTGTTCCGTCACCCGGAACGACGCCAGAGTCAGGGGCAGGCCGCCGCAGCGGTGGTGGACGCCAATCGTGGGGCGTTGGAGAAGGGACTTGAGCTGATTAGTGAACAGTTAACAGTGAATAGTTAA
- a CDS encoding TolC family outer membrane protein codes for MKRSPTKILVLMLTSLASSVHAADLVQIANAAWSYDGTWRAARMSWDADQQLLVQGRAALFPNVSASYGRYDNERELEELGVTQDFGTETTTLQLTQPLFRVDAWYGYKEAQSSTDIAQANFEQARQDFVLRVAQGYFGVLRAWDTLVSAKAEEKAIGRQLEQTQERFDVGLVPATDVEEAQATYDLTRVNLIVAQQQYDIARDQLETLTGQRWETLSELKDALPMDGPQPANMNDWIEKARAQNPQLLAARYNSELSEKTAKRQLGAQLPQVQLVAQYQHSHTAPEDSGGAGFANGVNPDFESKQIGVEVNLPVFQGGGLNSRRKEAALRADAANFEYQQALRDIIQQARSAYRTVEADALRVSARKQAIRSARSALEATQSGYEVGTRNVVDVLNAQQALFAAERDYANARYDYIINSLTLKSTTGDLQQGDLAAINQWLSDTETLNIYQPDLEGRSDALVPETRY; via the coding sequence ATGAAGCGCAGCCCAACCAAGATCCTCGTTCTCATGCTGACCTCACTGGCCAGTTCCGTCCACGCCGCTGATCTGGTCCAGATCGCCAACGCCGCCTGGAGCTATGACGGCACCTGGCGGGCCGCCCGCATGAGCTGGGACGCGGATCAGCAACTGCTGGTACAGGGCCGCGCTGCCCTCTTTCCCAATGTGTCCGCCAGCTATGGGCGATATGATAATGAGAGAGAACTGGAAGAGCTGGGGGTCACCCAGGATTTCGGGACAGAAACCACCACACTGCAACTGACGCAGCCTCTGTTCCGTGTTGATGCTTGGTACGGCTACAAGGAAGCACAGTCCAGCACCGATATTGCGCAGGCTAATTTCGAACAAGCACGACAGGATTTTGTGTTGCGCGTGGCCCAGGGCTACTTCGGTGTACTGCGCGCCTGGGACACCCTGGTGTCCGCCAAGGCCGAAGAAAAAGCCATCGGTCGTCAGCTGGAACAGACCCAGGAGCGTTTCGATGTGGGACTGGTGCCCGCCACCGATGTGGAAGAAGCCCAGGCCACCTATGACCTGACCCGGGTGAACCTGATTGTGGCCCAGCAGCAGTACGACATCGCCCGCGACCAGCTGGAAACCCTAACCGGGCAACGCTGGGAAACCCTGTCGGAACTGAAAGATGCGCTACCCATGGACGGCCCCCAGCCCGCCAACATGAACGACTGGATCGAAAAGGCCAGGGCCCAGAACCCACAGCTACTGGCCGCTCGCTATAACTCCGAGCTGAGCGAAAAAACTGCCAAGCGTCAGCTCGGCGCCCAGCTTCCCCAGGTACAGCTGGTGGCGCAGTATCAACACTCCCATACCGCACCGGAAGACAGCGGTGGTGCAGGCTTTGCCAATGGCGTGAATCCGGATTTTGAGTCCAAGCAAATCGGTGTTGAAGTGAACCTTCCGGTTTTCCAGGGTGGCGGCCTGAACAGCCGTCGCAAGGAAGCCGCCCTGCGCGCGGATGCCGCCAACTTTGAATATCAGCAGGCCCTGCGCGACATCATCCAGCAGGCACGCAGCGCCTACCGCACGGTGGAAGCCGACGCCCTGCGCGTGAGCGCCCGCAAGCAGGCCATTCGTTCTGCCCGCTCTGCCCTGGAGGCCACCCAGTCCGGCTACGAGGTAGGCACCCGTAATGTGGTGGACGTGCTCAACGCCCAACAGGCGCTGTTCGCCGCCGAGCGCGACTATGCCAACGCCCGTTACGACTACATCATCAACTCCCTGACCCTGAAATCCACCACCGGCGACCTGCAGCAGGGCGACCTGGCGGCCATCAACCAGTGGTTGTCGGACACGGAAACTCTGAACATCTACCAGCCGGACCTGGAAGGCCGCAGCGACGCGCTGGTGCCGGAAACACGATACTGA
- the thiC gene encoding phosphomethylpyrimidine synthase ThiC: MPDDQRPVTANTIDESCQPIAGSHKIYVTGSRPDIRVPMREIRQSPTPLADGKFEDNPPVTVYDTSGPYTDPDVTIDVRQGLAPIRMNWIQERDDTEQLDGLTSVYGRKRANDLKTAGLRFQHTRVPRRAKAGKNVTQMHYARQGIITPEMEFIAIRENQRLREHREAGLPMDQHPGQDFGASIPAEITPEFVRDEVARGRAVIPVNINHPEIEPMIIGRNFLTKINANIGNSAVTSSIEEEVSKMTWATRWGGDTVMDLSTGDNIHETREWILRNSPVPIGTVPIYQALEKVNGVAEDLTWEIFRDTLIEQAEQGVSYFTIHAGVLLRYVPMTANRVTGIVSRGGSIMAKWCLAHHKESFLYTHFEDICEIMKAYDVTFSLGDGLRPGSIADANDEAQFSELRTLGELTKIAWEHDVQVMIEGPGHVPMHMIKANMDEQLKHCGEAPFYTLGPLTIDISPGYDHISSAIGAAMIGWYGTAMLCYVTPKEHLGLPNREDVKEGIITYKIAAHASDLAKGHPGAQLRDNALSKARFEFRWEDQFNLGLDPDRAREFHDETLPKQAHKVAHFCSMCGPKFCSMKISQEVREIYGDGREQVAQADAEAGMEEKSREFREKGSALYHEANE; this comes from the coding sequence GTGCCAGACGATCAGCGCCCCGTCACCGCTAATACCATTGATGAATCCTGCCAGCCTATCGCCGGTTCGCATAAAATTTATGTCACCGGCTCGCGCCCGGACATTCGTGTCCCGATGCGTGAAATTCGCCAGAGTCCGACCCCGCTGGCAGACGGAAAGTTCGAGGATAACCCGCCCGTCACTGTCTACGATACCTCCGGCCCCTATACCGACCCGGATGTGACTATCGATGTGCGTCAGGGACTGGCGCCGATCCGCATGAACTGGATTCAAGAACGGGATGATACCGAGCAACTGGACGGTTTGACCAGTGTTTACGGGCGCAAACGCGCCAATGACCTGAAAACGGCCGGGTTGCGCTTCCAGCACACCCGCGTTCCGCGTCGTGCCAAAGCTGGCAAAAATGTGACCCAGATGCACTATGCCCGCCAGGGCATCATCACCCCGGAAATGGAATTTATCGCCATCCGCGAGAACCAGCGGTTGCGTGAACACCGGGAAGCGGGGCTGCCCATGGATCAGCATCCGGGGCAGGATTTTGGTGCCAGCATCCCGGCGGAAATCACCCCGGAATTTGTCCGTGACGAAGTGGCCCGAGGCCGGGCGGTGATTCCGGTGAACATCAACCACCCGGAAATCGAGCCGATGATCATCGGCCGTAACTTCCTCACCAAGATCAACGCCAACATCGGCAACTCGGCGGTGACCTCTTCCATTGAGGAAGAAGTGTCCAAGATGACCTGGGCCACCCGCTGGGGCGGCGATACGGTGATGGACCTGTCCACCGGCGACAATATTCACGAAACCCGCGAGTGGATCCTGCGTAACTCGCCGGTACCCATTGGCACCGTGCCGATTTACCAGGCGCTGGAAAAGGTCAATGGCGTGGCCGAAGACCTGACCTGGGAAATCTTCCGTGACACCCTGATCGAGCAGGCCGAGCAGGGGGTGAGCTACTTCACCATCCACGCCGGGGTGCTGCTGCGCTATGTGCCGATGACCGCCAACCGGGTCACCGGCATCGTGTCCCGTGGCGGTTCCATCATGGCCAAGTGGTGTCTGGCGCACCATAAAGAGAGCTTCCTCTACACCCATTTTGAAGACATCTGCGAGATCATGAAGGCCTATGATGTGACCTTCAGTCTCGGCGATGGCCTGCGTCCCGGCTCCATTGCCGATGCCAACGACGAGGCCCAGTTCAGCGAACTGCGCACCCTGGGCGAGCTCACCAAGATCGCCTGGGAGCACGACGTGCAGGTGATGATCGAAGGCCCCGGCCATGTGCCCATGCACATGATCAAGGCCAACATGGACGAGCAGCTGAAGCACTGTGGCGAAGCGCCGTTCTATACCCTGGGGCCGCTGACCATCGATATCTCCCCCGGCTACGATCACATTTCCAGCGCCATCGGCGCCGCCATGATCGGCTGGTACGGCACCGCCATGCTTTGCTACGTGACGCCCAAGGAGCACCTGGGCCTGCCCAACCGGGAAGACGTGAAGGAAGGCATCATCACCTACAAGATCGCCGCCCATGCGTCGGATCTGGCCAAGGGCCATCCGGGCGCCCAGCTGCGCGACAACGCCCTGTCCAAGGCGCGTTTCGAGTTCCGCTGGGAAGACCAGTTCAATCTGGGTCTGGATCCGGATCGTGCCCGGGAATTCCACGATGAAACCCTGCCCAAGCAGGCCCACAAGGTGGCGCATTTCTGTTCCATGTGCGGGCCCAAGTTCTGCTCCATGAAGATCAGCCAGGAAGTCCGTGAGATCTACGGCGATGGCAGGGAACAGGTGGCGCAGGCGGACGCGGAAGCGGGCATGGAAGAGAAATCCCGGGAGTTCCGTGAAAAGGGCAGCGCCCTTTATCATGAAGCCAATGAGTGA
- a CDS encoding NUDIX domain-containing protein: protein MSDLKPLFGPDDVEVLERDTPFQGFFRVDTLTLRHRQYNGGWGKPVRRELFVRPRAAAVLPYDPRRGEILLVEQFRVGALEWRQSPWCLELIAGIADKDGESAADLIRREAMEEAGITLGEMEPIAAYMPSPGGTNERLQVFVGQADLAGAGGIFGCPDEGEDIRAVTVPVADIPELLESGLVDNAASLIALQWLLLHRDRLDAAWDGV from the coding sequence ATGAGTGATCTGAAGCCGCTGTTCGGCCCCGATGACGTGGAAGTGCTGGAACGGGACACCCCGTTCCAGGGCTTCTTTCGTGTCGATACCCTGACCCTGCGTCACCGGCAGTACAACGGTGGCTGGGGCAAACCGGTGCGCCGGGAGCTGTTTGTGCGCCCGCGGGCGGCGGCGGTGCTGCCCTACGATCCCCGCCGTGGCGAGATTCTGCTGGTGGAACAGTTCCGCGTGGGCGCGCTGGAGTGGCGGCAGTCGCCCTGGTGCCTGGAGCTGATTGCCGGCATTGCCGACAAGGACGGCGAAAGTGCCGCCGACCTGATTCGCCGTGAAGCCATGGAAGAAGCGGGCATCACCCTGGGCGAGATGGAGCCCATCGCCGCCTACATGCCTAGCCCCGGTGGCACCAACGAGCGCCTGCAGGTGTTTGTGGGCCAGGCGGATCTGGCAGGGGCGGGCGGCATCTTCGGTTGCCCGGACGAGGGCGAGGATATCCGCGCGGTGACCGTGCCGGTGGCCGATATCCCTGAGTTGCTGGAATCCGGGCTGGTGGATAACGCGGCGTCCCTGATTGCTCTGCAGTGGCTGCTGTTGCACCGCGACCGGCTGGATGCAGCCTGGGACGGAGTATGA
- a CDS encoding aldo/keto reductase, with the protein MAFMRPLGNTGLTVSALGLGTVKIGRDKGVKYPGAFTIPDDKAVVELIAQARDLGLNLIDTAPAYGRSEERLGQLLRDRQHWVIVTKVGEEFDNDSGDSHFDFSPAHVRTSVERSLKRLNTDYLDCVLVHSDGNDLDVLKMGTLDALNDLKKAGLIRATGMSSKTVAGGIDTLNQADVAMVTYNLAHDEELPVIEHAAARNKGILIKKAFASGHLCSEGQDPVQESMNRILGTPGVGSIIAGTINPQHLRENVEKARRACGE; encoded by the coding sequence ATGGCTTTCATGCGCCCGTTGGGCAACACAGGCTTAACCGTCAGCGCTCTCGGTCTGGGCACGGTAAAAATCGGTCGCGACAAGGGGGTGAAATACCCCGGCGCCTTTACCATTCCCGATGACAAGGCCGTCGTAGAGCTGATCGCCCAGGCCCGGGATCTGGGCCTGAACCTGATCGACACCGCACCGGCCTATGGCCGCAGCGAAGAACGTCTGGGACAACTGCTCCGCGATCGCCAACACTGGGTCATCGTTACCAAGGTGGGCGAGGAATTCGATAACGACAGCGGCGACAGCCACTTCGATTTCTCCCCGGCACATGTGCGCACCTCGGTGGAGCGCAGCCTCAAGCGACTCAATACCGACTACCTGGATTGTGTGCTGGTGCATTCCGACGGCAACGATCTGGACGTCCTCAAGATGGGCACCCTGGACGCCCTGAACGATCTGAAGAAGGCCGGCCTGATCCGCGCCACCGGCATGTCCAGCAAGACCGTGGCCGGCGGCATCGACACCCTCAACCAGGCAGACGTGGCCATGGTCACCTACAACCTGGCCCATGATGAAGAGCTACCGGTGATCGAACACGCCGCCGCCAGAAACAAGGGCATCCTGATCAAGAAGGCCTTTGCCAGCGGTCATCTGTGCAGCGAAGGGCAAGACCCGGTGCAGGAAAGCATGAACAGGATCCTTGGCACCCCCGGCGTCGGCAGTATCATTGCCGGCACCATCAACCCGCAACACCTGCGGGAGAACGTGGAAAAAGCACGCCGCGCCTGCGGCGAATAA
- a CDS encoding FAD-dependent oxidoreductase, which yields MSNSPLKPDILIFGGGIAGLWLINRLHAAGYQCLLLETGTLGGDQTLASQGIIHGGLKYALGGNLSSESESIAAMPDRWRAAMAGDDPVDLRQLQVLSDTQHMWSSGSVASRMTNFFASKMLRGRIEKLKRDHFPSALADKAFKGNVYKLDDLVINTESLIDTLAAPVRERLLAFDMERDSLEWGEQGLKAVTINGQRIEPALTILSAGNGNPALLDGAHQARLLPEEHSQLRPLKMLLVKHDLGHRLYAHCVGTSNKPVLTVTTHDCPDGKVVWYLGGDLAERGVERSDEEQLTAGRDELKHLFPWLDFSQAQFAVLNVTRAEPKQQALVKPDNAYAHRDQNLIVAWPTKLTLAPDLGDRVMALVKESGLEPGAPLTVPAALEQAPMGVPYWHRCF from the coding sequence ATGAGTAACTCCCCTCTGAAACCCGACATCCTGATCTTCGGCGGCGGCATTGCCGGCCTGTGGCTGATCAACCGGCTCCACGCCGCCGGTTACCAGTGCCTGCTGCTGGAAACCGGCACCCTGGGCGGCGACCAGACCCTGGCCAGCCAGGGCATCATTCACGGCGGCCTCAAGTATGCCCTCGGCGGCAACCTGTCCAGCGAATCGGAATCCATCGCCGCCATGCCGGACCGCTGGCGTGCCGCCATGGCCGGCGACGACCCGGTGGACCTGCGTCAACTGCAGGTGCTCAGCGATACCCAGCACATGTGGTCCAGTGGCTCGGTGGCCTCGCGAATGACCAACTTCTTCGCCAGCAAGATGCTGCGCGGGCGCATCGAAAAACTGAAGCGGGACCACTTCCCTTCCGCTCTGGCGGACAAGGCCTTCAAGGGCAATGTCTACAAGCTGGATGATCTGGTCATCAACACCGAATCACTCATCGACACCCTGGCCGCGCCGGTGCGTGAACGCCTGCTGGCCTTCGATATGGAACGCGATTCTCTGGAATGGGGAGAGCAAGGGCTGAAGGCGGTGACCATCAATGGCCAGCGTATCGAACCGGCCCTGACCATCCTGTCCGCCGGCAATGGCAACCCGGCACTGCTGGACGGCGCCCACCAGGCCCGCCTGCTGCCAGAGGAACACAGCCAGCTGCGGCCACTGAAAATGCTGCTGGTGAAACACGATCTGGGCCACCGCCTCTATGCTCACTGTGTTGGCACCAGCAACAAACCGGTACTCACCGTCACCACCCACGACTGCCCGGACGGCAAGGTGGTCTGGTATCTGGGCGGCGACCTGGCGGAACGGGGCGTGGAGCGCAGCGATGAAGAACAACTGACTGCTGGCCGCGACGAACTGAAACACCTGTTTCCCTGGCTCGATTTCAGCCAGGCCCAATTCGCCGTGCTCAACGTAACCCGCGCCGAGCCAAAACAGCAGGCCCTGGTAAAACCGGACAACGCCTACGCGCATCGCGATCAAAACCTGATCGTCGCCTGGCCCACCAAACTCACCCTGGCTCCGGATCTGGGCGACAGAGTGATGGCGTTGGTGAAAGAGAGCGGACTGGAACCGGGGGCACCGCTAACGGTGCCAGCAGCGCTGGAACAAGCGCCCATGGGCGTGCCGTACTGGCACCGCTGTTTTTGA
- the waaA gene encoding lipid IV(A) 3-deoxy-D-manno-octulosonic acid transferase, with protein MRIFYSALWYLLLPFLFLRLWLRGRQAPAYRQRWKERMAWGYRPGTLNNSIWVHAVSVGETLAAVPMIERLLADYPDTPLLVTTTTPTGSERVKALFGDRVTHVYCPWELPTALNRFLRAFDPKTVIVLETELWPNLCAAVKRHGAKLMLMNGRLSEKSYRGYSKLPRLVRPMMARFDALAVQTPVERERYIALGAWPERVHAIGSVKFDMSLDHTVRQAAGDLRAAIGERPVWIAASTHPGEDEPVLAAHKALLETAPQTLLMLVPRHPERFDSVAQLVRQRGLGLARRSKQEAVAADTQVYLADTMGELLMLFGVADVAFVGGSLVPVGGHNLLEPAGWGKPVLTGPHLHNFTAISNLLDDAGALTLVDNADALAIALQSLFRHPERCQSQGQAAAAVVDANRGALEKGLRLISEQLTVNS; from the coding sequence ATGCGAATCTTTTATTCTGCCCTCTGGTATTTGCTCCTTCCCTTTCTGTTCCTGCGCCTGTGGCTGCGCGGTCGGCAGGCGCCGGCCTATCGCCAGCGCTGGAAGGAACGCATGGCCTGGGGGTATCGCCCCGGCACACTGAACAACAGCATCTGGGTGCACGCGGTATCGGTGGGGGAAACCCTGGCGGCGGTGCCGATGATCGAGCGGTTGCTGGCGGATTACCCGGATACGCCGCTGCTGGTGACGACTACCACGCCCACCGGCTCGGAGCGGGTGAAAGCCCTGTTCGGAGACCGGGTGACCCATGTCTATTGCCCCTGGGAGTTGCCAACTGCCTTGAACCGTTTCCTGCGAGCCTTTGATCCGAAAACGGTGATTGTGCTGGAAACCGAACTGTGGCCAAACCTGTGTGCGGCGGTGAAACGTCACGGTGCCAAACTGATGCTGATGAACGGGCGCTTGTCGGAGAAAAGCTATCGGGGCTACAGCAAGCTTCCCCGCCTGGTGCGGCCGATGATGGCGCGCTTCGATGCCCTGGCGGTGCAGACCCCGGTGGAACGGGAGCGTTATATCGCCCTGGGTGCCTGGCCGGAGCGGGTGCATGCCATCGGCAGTGTGAAGTTCGACATGAGCCTGGACCACACCGTGCGGCAGGCGGCAGGGGATTTACGTGCCGCTATTGGCGAGCGTCCGGTGTGGATCGCCGCCAGTACCCATCCCGGTGAAGACGAACCGGTGCTGGCAGCGCACAAGGCTCTACTGGAAACGGCACCGCAGACCCTGCTGATGCTGGTGCCCCGCCACCCGGAGCGGTTCGACAGCGTGGCCCAGCTGGTTCGCCAGCGGGGGCTTGGCCTGGCCCGGCGCAGCAAGCAGGAGGCTGTCGCGGCCGACACCCAGGTTTACCTGGCCGATACCATGGGCGAGTTGTTGATGTTGTTCGGGGTCGCGGACGTGGCCTTTGTGGGCGGTTCCCTGGTGCCGGTGGGTGGCCACAATCTGCTGGAGCCCGCCGGTTGGGGAAAGCCGGTGCTCACCGGCCCGCACCTGCACAACTTTACCGCCATCTCCAATCTTCTGGATGACGCCGGTGCCCTGACCCTGGTGGACAATGCGGATGCCCTGGCCATTGCCCTGCAGAGCCTGTTCCGCCACCCGGAACGATGCCAGAGTCAGGGGCAGGCCGCCGCAGCGGTGGTGGATGCCAATCGTGGGGCGTTGGAGAAGGGACTTCGACTGATTAGTGAACAGTTAACAGTGAATAGTTAA
- a CDS encoding TolC family protein: protein MPTPPASGTSRPDPRRQPADARSAYRTVEADALRVDARRQAIRSTRSALEATQSGYEVGTRNVVDVLNAQQALFAAERDYANARYDYIINSLTLKSTTGDLQQGDLAAINQWLSDTNTLNIYQPDLEGRSDALVPDTRY, encoded by the coding sequence GTGCCGACGCCGCCGGCCAGCGGTACCAGCAGGCCCGATCCGCGACGTCAGCCAGCAGACGCGCGCAGTGCCTACCGCACCGTGGAAGCCGACGCCCTGCGCGTGGACGCGCGCCGCCAGGCGATCCGCTCCACCCGCTCGGCCCTGGAAGCCACCCAGTCCGGCTACGAAGTGGGCACCCGTAACGTGGTCGACGTGCTCAACGCCCAACAGGCGCTGTTCGCCGCCGAGCGCGACTATGCCAACGCCCGTTACGACTACATCATCAACTCCCTGACCCTGAAATCCACCACCGGCGACCTGCAGCAGGGCGACCTGGCGGCCATCAACCAGTGGCTGTCTGACACCAACACCCTGAACATCTACCAGCCGGACCTGGAAGGCCGCAGCGACGCGCTGGTGCCGGATACACGATACTGA